The genomic interval GTACGCCAGCACCCGGATGCCCCCTCCCGTCCCGCCCGCCACACTGATCCGTGGCCCCCCGGCCCAGTACAGGAGCTCCATGAACGGCAAACACCTCACGAAACTCGGCTTTGAGAAACGAGCCATCGCCCTCGCCCAGACGGCCGCCACTGCCCGCGAACGCGCCGGTCTGGAACGTGACGACATCCTCAGCGAACTGCGCGGCGTGCAGCGCAATCCCCACGCGTACCTGGGCGGCGGCGTGTACGCCGAACTCGCCGAGGAGCTCACCAACCAGGAAACCGCCCGCGAGGCCCTGCGCGGCGCCGAACTGCGCGCCACGCCCCTCCCCTACCCCGTCTGGGGTGAGGACCTGATTGATCAGGCCGCCCGCACCCAGATGGACGTCGCCATGCGGCTGCCCATCAGCCGCGCCGGCGCCCTGATGCCCGACGCCCACGTCGGGTACGGCCTGCCCATCGGCGGCGTGCTCGCCACCGAAAACGCCGTGATTCCCTACGGCGTTGGCGTGGACATCGGCTGCTCCATGATGCTCAGCGTCTTCCCCCTCCCGGCCCGCGACCTTCCCACCGAGGAGGCCAGAAGCCTGCTGATGAAACACACCCGCTTCGGCGCTGGCGTCGCCTTCGACAAACGCGACCGGCAGGACCACGACGTTCTGCATGAACGCACCTGGACGGACCAGGCTCTCCTGCGCCGCCTGTTCGACAAGGCCGCCACACAGATCGGCACCAGTGGCAGCGGCAACCACTTCGTGGAGTTCGGCGCCCTCAGCCTTCCCCACGCTGACCTTGGCCTGGACGCCGGCGAGTACCTCGCGGTCCTGTCTCACAGCGGCAGCCGCGGTTTTGGCGCGCAGGTGGCCGGGCACTACACCCAGCTGGCCGAACGGCACCACCCGAACCTCAGCCCCGAAGCGAAGAAACTGGCGTGGCTGCCCCTTGACCATGAGGACGGCCAGGCGTACTGGCAGGCCATGAACCTCGCCGGCCGGTACGCGCTGGCCAACCACGACCTCATCCACGCCCGCCTCGCCCGGGCCCTGAACGTCAAACCCCTCGCGCAGGTGAGCAACAGCCACAACCTCGCCTGGAAGCAACAGCACGAGGGGCAGGAACTCATCGTGCACCGCAAAGGCGCCACGCCCGCCGAACCTGGCCGCCTCGGCCTCATTCCCGGCAGCATGGCAGACCCGGGGTACGTCGTCCGCGGCCGTGGCCACGCCGGCGCCCTGCACAGCGCCAGTCACGGCGCCGGACGCCAGCTTGGCCGCAAGGCCGCGGAACGCACCCTCGCCAAGAAAGACGTTCAGGCGTACCTCCGCGACCACAACATCACCCTTATCGGCGGCGGGATTGACGAGGCGCCCCAGGCGTACAAACGCATTCAGGACGTCATTGCCCGCCAGAACGATCTCGTGGAGATCGTCGCCAGCTTCCAGCCCCGCGTTGTGCGCATGGACACCGGGCACGAGGACGTGTAAGGAAGTAACCGCACCCAGAAAGCCCGCCCCGGTTCCGCTGTGCAACTGGGGCGTCTGCCTGTGGACTGGAGAATCAGAATTGCGGGGCGGGCTCCCGTTGTGACCGGCGCTGGGGGCTCGCATGCTCAGGGCCTGTTCCTGTCTGCTGCTGCTACAGTTCTTCCCCAGGTTCCGCATGCACAGCTCTTATGCGCCGCTCTTATGCGCTGCCCGGGGCGGGCATCAGGGGGACCCGCACGGGCGCTTCACGGCCAGCGCTGTCCCCCCTCTGGGAGCACTGCGGCTGGCGCACCGCCCAGCTGGGGTCCGCTTAACGGACGGTGTTCAGCAGGGCGTCCAGGCCGCCGTCATACCCGTCCACGCGGGCCCACCCGGGGGGAAACGGCTGGGTGCGGGTCACGTCGTTCGGGACGACGACCACGTGCAGTCCCGCAGCGACCGCGGCGGTGGCGCCATTCAGGCTGTCCTCCACGGCAAGGCACTGCTCAGGCGGCAGCCGGAGCTGGTGGGCGGCGAGGGTATACAGTTCGGGGTCGGGTTTCACGCGGGCCACGTCGTCACGGGTGGCGAGGGTTTCGAAGTGGTCGAGCAGGCGATGGTGCCGGAGCCAGCGGGTCACCCAGGCGCGGTCACTGCTGGTGGCCAGCGCGAGGCGCAGGCCGCGCTGGCGGACGTCGTCGAGAACGGCGCGCACTCCGGGGCGGACATCGCTGTGTTCGATGGTGGCGTGGATGTCCGTGCGGAGCTGTGCGTGCACGGTGTCACGGCTCTGCTGGATGTGGTCGGGCAGGCCGGCCCAGGGGTCGAAGGCGTCCCACGTCCCGACGCCGCGCTGCCAGTCGTGCAGGTGCAGCTCACGGCCGTGCTGGCGGTACAGGGCCTGCCAGTGGGTGAATTCGGGGGTCTCGGTGTCGAGGATGGTGCCGTCGAAGTCGAAGATCACGGCGCGGATGGTCATGAACGCAGTGTAGGGCGGCGTGCGTGAAGTGGGGTTCACTTTCTGTGGACGAGGCGGGAGCGGCGCGTCTGTAGGCTCGGACGTATGGGCGAGTGGGTGCAGAATCTAATGGACAGCATGGGGTACCTGGGCATCCTGCTGCTGATGGTGCTGGAGAATGTTTTCCCGCCGATTCCGAGTGAGCTGATCATGCCGTCGGCGGGGTTCGCGGCGTCGCAGGGTGACCTGAACCTGCTGCTCGTGATTGCGGTGGGCACCCTGGGCAGCGTGCTGGGAACGTTGCCGCTGTACTACATCGGCCGGGCGTTCGGTGAGGACCGGCTGGTGGCGTGGGCTGACAGGCACGGCAAGTGGTTGACGCTCAGCGGGAAGGACATCAAGAAAGCCGACGACTGGTTTGACCGGCACGGGTCAAAGGCCGTGCTGTTCGGGCGGATGGTGCCGGGCCTCCGGAGTCTGCTGAGCCTGCCGGCCGGTATGTGTGAAATGCCGATGCCGAAGTTCCTGCTGTACAGCGCGATCGGGTCGGCGCTGTGGGCGTCGGTGCTGGCCGGGGCCGGGTACGCGCTGGGGGAAAACTACGACCGCGTGGAGCAGTACGTGGGGCCAGCCAGCAAGATCATTCTGGGCGTGGTGGTGGTGGCGGCGGTCGCGTGGTTCATTCGCCGGAAGCGTGAGCAGGCGCATCAGGCGACATAAGAGGCCTACAGAGGGAGGGGCGGGCTGGGCCGCCCCTCCCTCTTCTTCCGCGTTACTCAGTGTTCAAGGCGGATGTGGGGAAGGCGCCGGTCAAGCCAGCGGGGCAACCACCAGTTCCAGCGGCCGGCGAGTTTCAGGAAGGCGGGCACCAGGATAAGCCGCACGAGGGTGGCGTCAAGGGCGACGGCCACAGCGAGACCCAGGCCAATGCTTTTGCTGGCGACGACCCGCCCGAAGATGAAGGCGGTGAAGACAATAAACATGATGATTGCGGCGCTCGTGATGATGCGGGCGGTGTGACCGACGGCCAGAACGACCGCCTCGTCGTTCGGTACTCCGCGCAGGTGTTCTTCCTGCACGCGGGACAGCAGGAAGATTTCATAATCCATGCTGAGGCCGAACATCACGGCGAACAGCAGGACGGGCAGGCTGGCGTCCAGCACGCCAACGTCCCCTGGGATACCGAGCGGCGCCGCGAGGAAGCCTTCCTGAACGATCAGGGTGACGATGCCGGCGGCGGCACCGACGGTCAGGGCGTTCATGAGGATGCTTTTGAGGGGGATCAGGAGGCTGCGGAAGGCGATCATCAGCAGGAGGAAGGTGCCGGCGAACACGGCAAGCATGACGGTCGGGAGGGCGCCGGTGATGGCGCGGCTGAATTCCTCGCCGCCGATGGGGGCGCCGCCCAGCAGGTACGTGTAGCCGCTGGCGTTCAGGGTGCGCCGCAGCTGCGTTTCGAAGCTGGGGATCTCGCGGGCAGGAAGGTTGCGGTCCGGAATGACCGTGACGCGCAGCAGACGCCGGTCCTGGCTGAAAGACCGGCGGGTGAGCGTGCTGAGGGCGGCGAGCGCGTCGGTGCTGTTGCCACCGGCCGTCTGAAGGTCCTGGGGGGTCAGGAAGGGACTGAGAACGCCTTTCACGCCGGGCAGGGCGCGCAGGTCGGCAACGACTGCCTGAAAGCGGGTGCGGTCGGCCGGGGTGTACCGCTGACCGTTCAGGTCGAGAATCACCTCGAACTGACTGAGCAGCCCGCCGGCGCCCAGCGTCTGAACGTCCGTGAGGGCGTCGCGGCTTTCGACGCCGGGCGTGAGTCCCCAGGCGCCGGCGTACCCGGTGCGCATCTTCAGGGCGGGCGCCGCGAGGAGCAGCAGCAGGGCTGTGGAGGCCAGCACCGCTGCCCAGGGCCGGGCGGTGACGCGGCGGGCGAAGGTGGTCCAGGCGGCGGAGGCGGCGCCGCTCTGCGCCCACGTGAATTTCAGGAGGCGGGGGCTGTTCACGCGTTCGCCGAGCAGGGCGAGCATGGCCGGGAGGGCCGTGAGACTGGCGAGCACCGTCAGGAGCACGGCGAGGACACCGCCGATGCCGATAGAGCGGACGAACGCGATGGGCGGCAGGATCAGGCCGGCCATGGCGATGGCGACGGTCAGGCCGCTGAACGCGACGCTGCGTCCGGCGGTCTGGACGGTGCGCTCGGCGGCGCGCCGGGCGTCGGGCGTGTGGCGGAGTTCCTCACGGAAGCGGTTGACCATCAGCAGGGCGTAGTCGATGCCGGCGCCCAGGCCGAGCATGGTGATGACGCTCTGCGCGAAGGTGCTGACGTCCATGACGTGCGTCAGGCCGTACAGGGCGGCCATGGCGACGCTGATGCTCAGGAGGCCCACGGCGAGGGGGAGGCCGGTGGCGACGAGCGCACCGAACACAACGAGAAGCAGCGCGCCGATGAGGGGCAGCGCGGTGAATTCGCTGCGTTTGGTGTCGTCCTCGGCGAAGGTGGTGAAATCGTCGGCGATGGCCTGCCCTCCGGTGACGCGGATGTCGAGCGCGGCGCTCTCCGTGCGGGTGGCGTAGCTGCGGATGCGTTGCAGGGCGGGGGTGGCGCCCTGTTCGAGCGGAATCTGCGCGAGGGTCAGGGCAAGCTGGCCGTCCCCGGAGCGGGTGCGGTAGGGGCCGCTGCCTTGCGCGGCGGTCACGCGGGTGACGCCGGGGACCTTCTCCAGGCCACTGAGAAAGCGCCGGTAGGTGGCGTCGCCCTGAGGCGTGCCGAGAGGCGGCTGACTGCGGGTCACGATGACGACCGTGTTGGTGTCGGTTTCTCCGAAGCGTTCGCGCAGCAGCCCGGTGACGCGGGTGGCTTCGGAGTTCTGGAGGCCTCCGGCGGGGTCGGCGGTCAGGGCGGCGGGGGCGCGCGCAGCGAAGGGAATGCTGAGCAGCGCAGCGATCAGCCAGACGAGCAGGGTGGCCCAGGGATGACGGGAAACGAGTTGACCCAGTGTCCTCACCGCCTGAGTAGATCACGCGCCGTGTGGCTGCACGAGGGGCTGCTGGGCCGCACTGGTCACCACCATCTGACGCCATCTTCCGTTATCTATTGACTCTTGATCTTATTTAACGCAAGATAGTCTCACCTGTCAGAAGGTGGCACAATCAGGGCATGACCGACACCCCCGGTGAAGTGCTGACCCTGGAGGAACTGGCCACCTACCTGAAGGTGAGTGAAACCACCGCGTACGCGCTGGTGCGCAGCGGCGAGGTGCCCGGCCGCAAGGTCGGGCGGGAATGGCGCTTCCTGAAAGCGCGCGTTACACAGTGGCTCATGCAGGCCGGCACGGAGGACGAGATGAACAGCACAGGACTGGTACAGCGGGACGAACACGGCGGCGAGTTCAAGCAGGAAAACGGTCAGGAGTTCGTGGCCCTGTGGTTGCCCATGACCCGCGAGGAGAAGGCCGCGCAGCTCGAAAAGGCTGAGCGTGAAGGGGTAAGCGTCAGTGAACTGGTCGCCGGCTACCTGCGCGAATGGGCCAGAGCCTGAGCGCAGCCGCCCTGTTTACCGGCACGAACGGGCGACGGGTCCCCGGGCCTGCTGCCGCGCGCTCCGCTCAGAACAGCTCGTCCAGCAGGCGGTAGTAAGCGAGTTTCTCCGGGTTCACGAGGGCACGGCCGTACAGGTCCAGGAACATGCCGGCGTACCGCTCCCCCAGGTTGTGCTGCGCGCTGCGGTGCGCCAGGGCGAGGTCCGCGTGCCGGTCGGCGATCCCCAGCCGTCCCACGTCAATCAGGCCTTCCACGTACTCACCGTTCAGGATCACGTTCGGCAGGCACGGGTCACCGTGCGTGACCACCAGGTCCTCCCCGTCGGGACGCGTGCGCGCCAGTTCGTTGAATACGCTCACGGCGCTGCGCCCGGCGCGTTCCTCATCGAAATCCGCCTCGTCCACCACGCCCGCCTGCACGCGCTCGCGCGCCAGGGGCAGCGTGACGGCCAGCGTGGCTGTGAAGGGGCAGTCGCGCAGCGGCAGGGCGTGCAGTTCCCGCAGGGCACGCGCGAGCAGGTTCACCACGCGTTCGGGGTGCAGTTGCGCGTCCGGGTGACTCATGGGCATGCCGCTCAGGCGGGTCATGGCGAGGTACTCGGCGTCCGGCGTCACCTCGAACGCCACCACCTGCGGCGCCGGTACGCGGCCCGCCAGCCAGCGCAGCCGCTCGCGTTCCTGCTGCAGGGTGCTGACCGCGTGCGGCGTGCGGGGCTGCACTTTCACGACGTGCCGCGTGCCGCGCCACACCTGCGCGCCGCTCATGCCGTCCGTGACGCGCTCCCAGCGGGCTGCGGGCAGCGCGCGCCGCAGCGCGTCCGGCAGGATCAGGCGGTCAGGTGGGGCGGGCTCCTGGGCGTCGGGCACATCCGGCAGTATGGGCAGCAGGCTGACCCTCAGGCAAGCGTGAAGCCCGGCCGCACCCACTGCCGGGGCTGCTTTCCGCATCATGGGCAGCGTGACGCGTCCCTCTTCCCGTGCCCCGGCCCCGGAGGCCGAACCCTCCAAACGCGAGTGGTTCAGCGAGGTGATCGGCCGCACGCGCTTTGTGGTCCTGATCGCCGTGGTGGCCGTGCTGCTGGTGTCCTTCAGTCTGTTCCTGCAGGGCACCCTGCTGGCCCTGCAGACCATCTGGGACTCCTGGCGCGACACGCTCACGCTGGGCGTCAGCACGCAGAAGGGCCAGCTCGCCGTGGAGTTCCTGGAAATTGTGAGCACCATGCTCAAGGCGGTGGTGTTCTACCTGATCGGGGTGGGCCTCTATTCCCTGTTCATCACCCCGCTCAACCTCACGTCTGCGCTGGGCGTGGAGAGCCTCGCCGACCTGGAGCAGAAGGTGGTGTCGGTGATCATCGTGATTCTGGGCGTCACGTTCCTGGAGCATTTCGTGCGCTGGGACAAGCCGCTGGACACCCTGTACTTCGCCGGGGCCCTGGCGCTGGCCGGCGGCGCGCTGGTGTTCTTCCAGCGGGTCCACCGCGGCAGCGGCGGGGACCTGCAGCAGCCGCAGGCGAAACTCCGGGCCCGGCAGGAACTGTTCGAGAATCACACCGAGCAGCGCCACATTGACGATCAGGAAGTGAAACTCGCGCAGCAGGCCACGCACGCCAAACTGGAAGGCAAGGCGGACGCCGGCGAAGGCAGCGGCTAGGCCCCACCCCGGCCTGGGCATCTGCCTGGCCCGGGCCGCGTACACTGTTCAGAATGAGGGTTGGTCTGCTTGAAACACGCGCCGCGCGGCTTCCTGGTTACTGGGCGGCATACCTGAAGGAACTGGGCTCCGACCCGGTTACGCCCGCCCTGGACGACATGGAGGCCCTCGCGCTCGGCCGCCAGAGCCTGCCGGGCGAACCACTGACGGTGCAGCTCGCCCTGGGCCGCATCCTGTCCATGGGCCGCGTGGACGCCGTCCTGATTCCTCAGTGGCCCGCCGTGACGGGCGACGCCTGGAGTGAGGCGCTGCCGGACCTGCTGTCACGGCGCATCAGTGGTCTGCCCACACTGATCAGCGTCCCCGACCATCCAGAGGCCATGGAAGGCGCCGCCGCCGAGGTGGGCATGCGCGTCCTGCAGAACGCCGGGCGCGTGCGCCTCGCCATTGAGAAGGTCCGTCCGCTGGGTACAGACGCCCGCCCCGCGCAACCCGCCCTGACCCGCGCGTCCCGCACGAGCGTCGCCGTGATCGGCCCGCGCCCCCTGCTGGGTGAGGGTGCGGTGCGCGAGCCACTGCGCGCCGCGCTGGACGAACTGGGCCTGCACCCGGTGTTCAGTGATGAACTGCCGGTGCCCGAGGTGCTGCGCCGCGCCGAGCGCATGGAGAACGCTGAGCGCGCCACGGACGGCGACCGGGAACTGTTTGGCGCCGTGTCCCTGCTGAGCGGCAAGGGCGCCGTGAAGGGCCTGATCTTCGTGTCGGGCGCCCGGGACGGCTCGACGGCGGGCGCCGCGGCCAAGCTCGCGGCGCGGCAGCACAAGCCCACGCTGCTGCTCAGCGTGGACGGCCAGACGGACTTCCCGGACCTGCGGCCGTTCCGGGACCGCGTGACCGGCGGCGCTCCTCTGGAGGCCGACGCATGAAATTGTGGCGCTGGCTGACGACCCCGGACCCGGAGCCGGGCTTTACAACCGCCAAACTCGTCAAACTGACCGTGCGGGTCATGCTGTTCGCACTGGTGGCCACACTGATCAGCGGGCTGCTGCAGCTCACGCCTCTGCGTGAGCCGCTGAACACGTGGTGGGGCAGCCTGCTGTTCGTGCTGCTGCTGTACATTCCCGCCGCGCGTTTCCTGACTGTGGACACCTTCGTGCCGCGCCAGCTGCAGGGCCGGGTCGCCGCGCGCACCGGCAGCCGCACCGCCAGCAGCACGCAGCGCCGCAAGGACCGCAACCGCTACGCCGGAGTGCGCAAAAGCGCTCCCAAATACGGGGGGCGCCGATAGATTCCGGCCTCGCCCGAACCCGGAAAAAGCGGCCCGCGACCGAGTGGGCCGCCGAGCGCGTGTTCCGCCCCGCCGCGCAGCTGCTCGTGGACCCGCTGGCCCGGCTGAACGTGGACCCGCAGCACGTGGTGCTGTTTCATACGGCGCTGGGCCTCCACGCCGCCCACCTGATCGGCCGCGGCGACCGGCTCACCCCGGCCCTGCTGCTACAGCTCAAAACGCTGCTCGACAACCTCGACGGGCAGCTGGCGCGCGCCACAGGCCGCACCACCGAAACGGGCCGCTATCTGGACACCGAGATGGACCTGCTGGTGAATCTGGCGTTGAACGTGGCCATCAGTGGCCGCTCAGGGCTGCCCTGGACGGTCCTGCAGAGCCTGATCCTGACGGTGGATTTCCTGTGGGAGCGGGAGTACCGCGAGGCACGCGGCGAGGTGTTCCGCGAATCTCCTGCGCAGGCGGGTGATCATCCGGTGGTGCTGGGCGCCCTCAAAGCGGTGTACGCGGCGTACTTCGTGCCGCAGGAACGCCTGCTGCACCGGGTGTTCGAGCAGCGGCTGCGCCGCGTTGCCGGGGGGGGCGTGACGCCCGCAGACCGCGTGGCGTACACGAGCGCGGCCGTCAATGCGCTCAGCGCGAACCTGGGGCTGTCCACGCAGCTGGCGCTGCTGGGCGC from Deinococcus taeanensis carries:
- a CDS encoding RtcB family protein encodes the protein MNGKHLTKLGFEKRAIALAQTAATARERAGLERDDILSELRGVQRNPHAYLGGGVYAELAEELTNQETAREALRGAELRATPLPYPVWGEDLIDQAARTQMDVAMRLPISRAGALMPDAHVGYGLPIGGVLATENAVIPYGVGVDIGCSMMLSVFPLPARDLPTEEARSLLMKHTRFGAGVAFDKRDRQDHDVLHERTWTDQALLRRLFDKAATQIGTSGSGNHFVEFGALSLPHADLGLDAGEYLAVLSHSGSRGFGAQVAGHYTQLAERHHPNLSPEAKKLAWLPLDHEDGQAYWQAMNLAGRYALANHDLIHARLARALNVKPLAQVSNSHNLAWKQQHEGQELIVHRKGATPAEPGRLGLIPGSMADPGYVVRGRGHAGALHSASHGAGRQLGRKAAERTLAKKDVQAYLRDHNITLIGGGIDEAPQAYKRIQDVIARQNDLVEIVASFQPRVVRMDTGHEDV
- a CDS encoding HAD family hydrolase, which produces MTIRAVIFDFDGTILDTETPEFTHWQALYRQHGRELHLHDWQRGVGTWDAFDPWAGLPDHIQQSRDTVHAQLRTDIHATIEHSDVRPGVRAVLDDVRQRGLRLALATSSDRAWVTRWLRHHRLLDHFETLATRDDVARVKPDPELYTLAAHQLRLPPEQCLAVEDSLNGATAAVAAGLHVVVVPNDVTRTQPFPPGWARVDGYDGGLDALLNTVR
- a CDS encoding DedA family protein; this encodes MGEWVQNLMDSMGYLGILLLMVLENVFPPIPSELIMPSAGFAASQGDLNLLLVIAVGTLGSVLGTLPLYYIGRAFGEDRLVAWADRHGKWLTLSGKDIKKADDWFDRHGSKAVLFGRMVPGLRSLLSLPAGMCEMPMPKFLLYSAIGSALWASVLAGAGYALGENYDRVEQYVGPASKIILGVVVVAAVAWFIRRKREQAHQAT
- a CDS encoding MMPL family transporter; the encoded protein is MRTLGQLVSRHPWATLLVWLIAALLSIPFAARAPAALTADPAGGLQNSEATRVTGLLRERFGETDTNTVVIVTRSQPPLGTPQGDATYRRFLSGLEKVPGVTRVTAAQGSGPYRTRSGDGQLALTLAQIPLEQGATPALQRIRSYATRTESAALDIRVTGGQAIADDFTTFAEDDTKRSEFTALPLIGALLLVVFGALVATGLPLAVGLLSISVAMAALYGLTHVMDVSTFAQSVITMLGLGAGIDYALLMVNRFREELRHTPDARRAAERTVQTAGRSVAFSGLTVAIAMAGLILPPIAFVRSIGIGGVLAVLLTVLASLTALPAMLALLGERVNSPRLLKFTWAQSGAASAAWTTFARRVTARPWAAVLASTALLLLLAAPALKMRTGYAGAWGLTPGVESRDALTDVQTLGAGGLLSQFEVILDLNGQRYTPADRTRFQAVVADLRALPGVKGVLSPFLTPQDLQTAGGNSTDALAALSTLTRRSFSQDRRLLRVTVIPDRNLPAREIPSFETQLRRTLNASGYTYLLGGAPIGGEEFSRAITGALPTVMLAVFAGTFLLLMIAFRSLLIPLKSILMNALTVGAAAGIVTLIVQEGFLAAPLGIPGDVGVLDASLPVLLFAVMFGLSMDYEIFLLSRVQEEHLRGVPNDEAVVLAVGHTARIITSAAIIMFIVFTAFIFGRVVASKSIGLGLAVAVALDATLVRLILVPAFLKLAGRWNWWLPRWLDRRLPHIRLEH
- a CDS encoding helix-turn-helix domain-containing protein — its product is MTDTPGEVLTLEELATYLKVSETTAYALVRSGEVPGRKVGREWRFLKARVTQWLMQAGTEDEMNSTGLVQRDEHGGEFKQENGQEFVALWLPMTREEKAAQLEKAEREGVSVSELVAGYLREWARA
- a CDS encoding APH(3') family aminoglycoside O-phosphotransferase, encoding MPDAQEPAPPDRLILPDALRRALPAARWERVTDGMSGAQVWRGTRHVVKVQPRTPHAVSTLQQERERLRWLAGRVPAPQVVAFEVTPDAEYLAMTRLSGMPMSHPDAQLHPERVVNLLARALRELHALPLRDCPFTATLAVTLPLARERVQAGVVDEADFDEERAGRSAVSVFNELARTRPDGEDLVVTHGDPCLPNVILNGEYVEGLIDVGRLGIADRHADLALAHRSAQHNLGERYAGMFLDLYGRALVNPEKLAYYRLLDELF
- a CDS encoding YqhA family protein is translated as MTRPSSRAPAPEAEPSKREWFSEVIGRTRFVVLIAVVAVLLVSFSLFLQGTLLALQTIWDSWRDTLTLGVSTQKGQLAVEFLEIVSTMLKAVVFYLIGVGLYSLFITPLNLTSALGVESLADLEQKVVSVIIVILGVTFLEHFVRWDKPLDTLYFAGALALAGGALVFFQRVHRGSGGDLQQPQAKLRARQELFENHTEQRHIDDQEVKLAQQATHAKLEGKADAGEGSG
- a CDS encoding CDP-alcohol phosphatidyltransferase family protein, giving the protein MFRPAAQLLVDPLARLNVDPQHVVLFHTALGLHAAHLIGRGDRLTPALLLQLKTLLDNLDGQLARATGRTTETGRYLDTEMDLLVNLALNVAISGRSGLPWTVLQSLILTVDFLWEREYREARGEVFRESPAQAGDHPVVLGALKAVYAAYFVPQERLLHRVFEQRLRRVAGGGVTPADRVAYTSAAVNALSANLGLSTQLALLGACVLLGRPQLYHRSLLVQAAALLGAQVWREQQVRAAHAARR